TCCCACTCTATAGCTTTCTCCCTTTAGGGGTAGAAAGGCATCTCTACCAATACCTATATCCACAAATACACCTTCCATGCCCTTTGCGAGCCTCTTGACCTTACCTTTGAAAATGCTATCCAAAAGTCTATATCCTCCTCTCCGTTCCGCACTTATTTTGTAAGTTGTGTCACCATCTATGAGAAAAGAAAGTATTAGTTCATCTGAAGACAAAACTATTAACCTCTTTGCCATTAACTTTTATTATACTCTTTCCACTATACTCTTTATTATTTCTCTCTCAAGGGGGGAGCTTACCTTTGGAAGTATGGTATCTAAAACCAATTCCTTGACCTTTGTGTATTTGTCAAGTCTTCTGGCACATCTTATTGTATCCCTTATGGAAAAAACAAAATCTACAGGCTCTTCAGATTGCTGAGTCTGATAGGCTCTGTATGCTTTTCTTATGCTGTTGGCGATTTTGAGGAGCTCAAAAATCTTCCATACACTGCCTTCAAGCTTCTCTTGGTCCTTTATAGGTGTGGTCTTTAGACCATTTATCACTGAATGCCAAAGATAGACAAACTCCTCAAGGGAAAGGTGCGAAAGCTCCCTAACGTGGTCTTTGAGTATTATTGCCTCGTCGGGGTGGTATATACCTCTATCGTCCTCAAAAGGAGGATAATCTATAAAAATTATGTCCGCCCTTGACTTGATATCCTGTGGAAGCTCTGATACTCCCAAGTAATTCTGAGGGTTCATACCACCTACAAGAATAACTTCTTTGTGTGCCCTTATGACCTCGCCTGTTGGTAGGGTAAGATATCTTCTGTAGTCAAAAAGCGGGTTAAAAAGTTTTACCATTCCTGCGGGTAGGGTATTTATCTCGTCAAAGTATATGACCGCACCTGGTGTTTGAAGTGCCTTTACGAGGTCTGAGTATACTCTTCTTGTGCCTCTTCTTGGGTCAAATTCGTATACAAAGGTAATGTCTTCCTTCTCCATCTTTGAGTTGCAGGGTATGATGTATAGAGGTCTGTTGGTGAGAGCTGAAAATACCTCCACTAAGAAGTTTTTTCCTACGCCTGCGTCTCCTTCAAGTATGAGAATGCCCTCAGAATACTTGAGCTGTTCCTTTATTAGGGAGGTAAACTTTTCTAAGTTCTTCACAAACCATGGTGTCTCTTCGTAAGATACAAAGAGGGGAAGTCTTGAAGGTTCGTATGAAAAGAGACCATTTAAATGTCTCAGATATCTCCTAATCCATAGTGGCAATGCTCTTAACTCTTCCTGTGGAATTAGGTTTGGGTATCTTTTAGGTTCTACCAGTAAGCCATCCTCTCTTTCAAAGGCTATTTTGGCAAATATCCTATCTCCTATAGGCAGTCTTTCTTCTACCCTTATCCTCCACTTTAGCCTTCTTACCTCTCCAGAAAACCTGGGAAAGTCTTCCGAACCGAAGATAACCCTTGAGTCTTCAAATTTTATCCTGTATCTGCTTAGCCTATCTTGTAGCAACCTTTCATGAAAAACCTTTAGAAGCTCACCTTGTGCCTGTTGACTTAGGGAGCTGGGAAGTTTGTTTATAAACTCTCTTGCCCTTTTGACCTCTTCAAGAGCTTCAAAGTCCCTCAAGTCTCCGCTTTCAACTTCACTTATAGCCTTTCTTACTCTTTCTAAGTGCTCCCGCAGAGCTGTCTGAAAGTAGTTTTCAAGGCTTTCCTTTAGCTCTCTTAGCCTCTGAGCTCTCTCTCCTTCTTCTAACTTGAGCTTTGACTCTAAGCTTCTTAGGTCTTCCGCATCTGCCTTACCTTCTCTTATCTTGTCCTCTAAGTTTTTTAAGAAGGCGTTAAACTTAGCTTCCTCTATGTGGAGCTGTGCCTCAAATATTATCTCTCTGAGCTTTCTTATGGGTAAGTCCATAGAAAGTAGCCTTCTGTATTCTTCAATTTCCTGATGCTCTGAAAAGTTGCTTGTCCTTTTAAGTTTGTTCTTTAGAGCCTTTAGCTCCTCTTCCGCTCTCTTAACGATTTGAGCCTGCCGGTCCTTGTCGTATACAAAGTCTGTCAAGTTCGTGGTTATAGCTCTAAGGCTATAAAGTCTTTTGTCGTCTTCATCCTTATAGGTGCAGGTGTATATAGTTCCGTCGGGAGATACCCTTACCACGGAGTAGCCAAAACCCTCAAAGCTCTGAATAAACTCAAGGTTAGGAAGATACACAAGCCCCATTCTGTTTTCTTCCGCATCCGCAAGAAACAGAAAATCACCATCCGGTGATAGGTCAATTTGAGATATGTTTATGGGTGTTGTAATACTATGAAGGAGTCCTTCAAGCTGTAGGTCGTAGACATAGAGGTGGTTTCCTTCCCCAAGAATTAGCCTATCCCTTAGTGGTAGGACCGCCTTGCCTGATGCGTGGTCTAACCTTCTAAGGAGCTTTCCCCCAAGGTCATAGAGGGCTACACCCCTTGTGCCAGACAAAAGTAATTTCCCACTTCCTATAAACTTCAAAGACCTTAGCTCTCCTATCTGGGCTTCTGAGTAAGAGAAAGTGCTTCTAAAGTCTAAACCTTCTGAGCCAAAACCTCCAGAGATATCTATCACATACACCCTATCCCCTACAACACCGTAGGCAAGGAGATTTCCATAAAGGTCAAGACCCACAGATGCTCTTATGCCTTCTTGTGTAGTCCTAAAACTTTTCCATGTCTGAGGGTTTCTTGCATC
This is a stretch of genomic DNA from Aquificaceae bacterium. It encodes these proteins:
- a CDS encoding AAA family ATPase, with translation MRFIQKFLGRREKEEDRAFSIMTPKGKLTLNPEDFLEKDPDARIEEFWVDAMDVSEDGYWLLVGRRHGLLQLYDWKGKIHRLPSRPPAQVITDALFRGRYLALITPPYLVVYLLEDARNPQTWKSFRTTQEGIRASVGLDLYGNLLAYGVVGDRVYVIDISGGFGSEGLDFRSTFSYSEAQIGELRSLKFIGSGKLLLSGTRGVALYDLGGKLLRRLDHASGKAVLPLRDRLILGEGNHLYVYDLQLEGLLHSITTPINISQIDLSPDGDFLFLADAEENRMGLVYLPNLEFIQSFEGFGYSVVRVSPDGTIYTCTYKDEDDKRLYSLRAITTNLTDFVYDKDRQAQIVKRAEEELKALKNKLKRTSNFSEHQEIEEYRRLLSMDLPIRKLREIIFEAQLHIEEAKFNAFLKNLEDKIREGKADAEDLRSLESKLKLEEGERAQRLRELKESLENYFQTALREHLERVRKAISEVESGDLRDFEALEEVKRAREFINKLPSSLSQQAQGELLKVFHERLLQDRLSRYRIKFEDSRVIFGSEDFPRFSGEVRRLKWRIRVEERLPIGDRIFAKIAFEREDGLLVEPKRYPNLIPQEELRALPLWIRRYLRHLNGLFSYEPSRLPLFVSYEETPWFVKNLEKFTSLIKEQLKYSEGILILEGDAGVGKNFLVEVFSALTNRPLYIIPCNSKMEKEDITFVYEFDPRRGTRRVYSDLVKALQTPGAVIYFDEINTLPAGMVKLFNPLFDYRRYLTLPTGEVIRAHKEVILVGGMNPQNYLGVSELPQDIKSRADIIFIDYPPFEDDRGIYHPDEAIILKDHVRELSHLSLEEFVYLWHSVINGLKTTPIKDQEKLEGSVWKIFELLKIANSIRKAYRAYQTQQSEEPVDFVFSIRDTIRCARRLDKYTKVKELVLDTILPKVSSPLEREIIKSIVERV